The Miscanthus floridulus cultivar M001 chromosome 6, ASM1932011v1, whole genome shotgun sequence genomic interval ATGCAGATATGCGGTGGTGCGCCATGGAAGTTTTGTCGACCGCTTTCTTCTTCCTGCGCTGACGATGTGTGTGAAGTGAGATTATATCCGATAGATCCTGCAATGGCCCGGCCGCGCCTTTCTGGCTTCCTGCAATCTGCACTTCGGCCGCGTTTCAGGCGATAGACGGCGAGAGGCCAATGCGGTGCTCCGATGTTCGCCTGTTGCGCATGCATTCCGGTGTCGGTCAGCCGCTGCGATGCTTCTATCTGTGCTGACTGTGCATGTTGCGCCACTAACTACCTAGGAAGGTTCCGTTCATGTGGATGATGAATGGAGTATTCAGATGTGAAACTGAAGTACTACCGAAAGGTTTTACAGGAATCGACGTTGACACCTTTTTCAGATCTAATCTAATTGATGTTGACAACTTGACTGCATCCGTCCGAGCTGTGTTACGGTTACAGAAATGTTATATACTGAAGTATATATGGCTATAATATGTACACATGCGTGTAAGGACAAATTGGCACCATAACTTTTTATTGAAACTCAGTTGCCAAGAAACGATCATCCAAAGTGCCCCTACAATTCCTCAGCAATCTCCTCCAATCCCCATGAAGAATGATTCCTCAGCAATCTCCTCCAATCCCCATGAAGAATGGTATATCGAAAGAACACCTAAAGTTGCAACTATTTACCCGCATTTGCCATCAATCAAAGAAATACATACATGAACCCTATTCATCCACTGCCTCTCCCACCCCATTCAGCGCAGCACGCCCGCACCATTGCATTCCCGAATGCAGTCCAAATAATAGGTGGAACTTACAATTGGAAGTAGTAATGAACTGGTCCAGCAGTGCAGCAATACATGTGTTTTTTAATAGAGTAGAACAGGATCTGTCATGTATCTATATACCTGTTGCAATGATGGTTGTGTACAAATAGTAGATAAGTCAAggggagaagaaaaagaaagttgCTGCAAAATGAGATGCCTTTGCAGCATGAGCTCAACGAAGATGTCATGGATGACAGGGACATGGGCAAGCTACGAGATGCTATTGCAGCTGCTTTGGCGGCCACATGATAGAACCAAGATCTTTTGTTATGTTATTGTGCCCGCAAGAATATACTAATGGAATACAGTATATAAATGCATATATCTAAATGTATGTTAATTATGGATGCAATGGCGCCAAAGGGAAAATGCCATTTTTTGTTGACAGAAAATACGGTAAGAAACATAACCTCATTTTTGCAAGATCGATAGAATCAATATTTACAACCCTTGCATTCAGTAAATTGGATCGCTTTGGAACAGCAAACTTTTTGCAATCTCATTTTGATAAGTAACTGCAGGAATCTGCACTATTCATTAGATAATGTGCAAGTCTATAGTGAGAAAGCCCTTTGAATTCCTTGACCAAATCACCTTTCAGGTGTCAGGACAAAAGTACCCCATCATCAACGATTACTTAACGAACACCTTTGTCGCTATGCAGATAGTGCCCAGTGGGAAGGAAAGCAATAACCGATAAAACCCATTGCTTGGATGCAATAGAAGCCGTATTGCCTTGCCAATGTGCATGCTTCGTCAAAAGCCCCAGGTACCTCAGAGTGTCAGTAGGTGTCTCTGTCCTAGACTTGTGCTTTATCGTCTTTGCAACCGACTAACCACATCCTAACTTGCAACGACCGGCTGACCTCCTGATACTGCGAAAAGACAACTTGAAGAATTTTATGGGATAATCATTCCAAAGCAAACCAAGGGGTCAAGATGATAGATATGAATGAGTTGTCAAAAAGCAATCCACGTTTCAGATACACATTGAGTAGGAAAGACACATGATATAAATTATAGTAGGTATTCTCAAAGTTCCAATCATGCTAAAGCACTCAGAGCAGGTTAACATCAGCTAGATTCAAGTTAAGCATAGTAACAAAAGGTAACTTACTGAACCCATTCCAGTTGCTTCAACCTATCTATCGAGTATCGACTGTACATAGCTGAGGTGCACCTTGGCAAATCCAAAACAATCATCGTTTTCCTTTTACCCTGCTTTTGGCATGCTTATTGACGGAAGTGATGTTTTTCAGTAAATAAACGAAACTGAATATAATAATAGATTCTTCATGCTCACTACAATTTTAAGCCATGGCATGATTCTTCAGTTCTTCACATTCCATAGATTACTTGAATATAAGTAACGGTACAGTACCTTTGGGACATTTCTACCTTGCTAATCATTTCCATTTAGCTCCTTGGACATGCACAATTCCATTCCCTTGTAACTTTCACAAAGTACAAGGATCAGATTCAAGTGCCCAAGGGAGCATTGTCATTGAGACGTAAAATCGTAAATGGTCTTGAGGGCTATGTTCCCAGGTCACCAAAAATAGCAGCCATCCTTCTTGCCTCTTCCTTATCCTTGCTCAACCCTAATCATGGTGATAACATTATGAGAGGCCTCGATGTTTGCTAAATGAATGATGTAACGTGGGTAACAGAAAGATTGATAATAATTGTGACCTAGAGAGTGGGCTTGGCACAATGTTAGAGTCTCTCCACTTGTGTccttgaaaagtaaagcaagggTACGGCTGTCTAGAAGTTCCCTTCCCCAAACCCCACATTATATAATTGCTTTCAACACTGGGTAAGTTTTGTAATTAAACAACTTAAGATGGTATTAACAAAAGACAAACTGTGGGAAAACAAATATGACAAACCAGAATGCTACTGCATCTACCAGAAAAGCTTCACCAATGAGGATGCATGATCTAACATCTAAATGGATAGAACAAAACAGACATGGTGATCttatatctctcttctattttAGTGGTACTTCGATATGTGCAAATCCAATAAAAAATGAACTTGATCCAATACATACATTCTAAATATTGAActaacagcaaaaaaaaaaagattggttAAAGAGACGAAAAGCACACCTCCATGCAACAGGAATTCTATTTGATCCACTGCTGGCTAAAAACTTGTGCCTCTGTTACACCATATGTCTTGCATCCTTGGAGGAATGTGCGCCATATGACAGTGCTTGGTTGGAAAGGCATGCCTCTAATCACGACCTCAGCTTCCTTCAAATAACCACACTTGCATAGCATGTCAACCACACAAATGTAATGCTCCATATCAGCTTCAATTGAATAATCAGCTTTCATATTTTTGAATATCTCCATCCCCTCCTGCACAAGTCTACCATGTCTACAAGATGACAGGACTGCTAGAATTGCTACTTTGTCAGGTTTGCAGCCGTCCTTTTCCATGGCTTTAAACAATGCCAAGGCCTTACGAGAAAAACCATTAAGTCCAAGTCCAGAAATCACAGTTGTCCATGATATAAGGTTCCTGTCTTCCATTTCCTCAAAGACTCTGAGACAGTCTTCAATTCTACCACATTTAGCATACATATCTAGCAACATATTATCAACATAACTGTCAGAGCAACTGGAATTGGTCTTGATGATAAGCCCATGAATCAATTTACCAAGATAAAGGCTGTTGTTTTTGGTACAAATGCTCAGCAGGCTCACAGATACATAATTATCGAAACGGTGCCCAAAAATTCTCATCTGCCTGAAAAATCCAAAAGCTTCAACGAAATCACCATTCCGTGCGCAAGCAGTAATAAGTATGCTCCATGAAATAGTATCTCGATCTTGCTTATGTAGAAGTAGGTCCTTAGTTTCTTGGTACATGCGAGCTTTGTTACAGACGCCAACTAAAACATTCATAGAGACACTACATGAGTCTGGATCCAGTGCAACTCCATAAGACAAGGCATCAAAAATAATGCCATGTGAAGCATACGATGATATGATAGCACTTGAAACATAGTCATTACCACCATGACCCAATCTTATGACCAATGAGTGAACCTGCTGGAGATCAAAAAGTGATGGATCCTTGAGAGATGAAGAAAAAGTAACTTCATTCGGTTTAATCCCTGATCGCAGCATGTCTCTCACAATAACCAAACAAGTTGGATCATCACAACCAGAGTGACCAGAAATCAGAGCATTCCAACACGTGGTGCTATTTCCAGGAACCCCTTCAAGCACTTTATGAGCATCCCCCCTACTAATACAATTTGCATAGAAACCAACCAATGAAGTGTTCACGAACACACTTGTGCTGAGATCGTGCTTGATAACTTTTGCGTGAACAAACCTCCCAAGTTCGTGTCCATCTATAACGGTGCAAGCATAGAGAACACTAGCAAATGTAATTTCATTTGGAAAAATCCCCTGACGTTGCATACTCAAGAAAAGCTCAAAAGCTCTCTCTGGGACATGACTCCTTGCAAAACCAGTTATCATTGTATTCCAACAAACTACATCTCTAAACATTATCTCATCGAATAGCTTCTTTGCCACATCTATTGCACCGCAAGTACAGTATGAATTCAGAAATGCATTTGCAACTGCTGAGATGGAATCCATTCCAATTTTCTTCATTACACCATGAACTTGCTCTGGCAAACCAAACGAAGGCAATACTGCAACAAACGAGCCATCTGACAAGCCATTGCCGCTTCTCATGAGCTCCCTGAACCAGGACACTGCATCGCGGCTGTGTCCAAACTGTGCCAACGAAGAGATGAGACAGTTCCAGGTGACAACGCTCCTCACGGTCATTTCACCGAACACCTTGAGCGCCTCGTCGAACTGTCCTCTCCGCCCAAAGAACCCCACTAGCGAGGTCCCCGAGTAGGGCTCGCAGTGGAGCAGGCCCCTCTTGAGAATGTGCGGGTGCAGCTGCGCGGCACAGCAGGCGGTGGCGGAAGGCGAGGCGAGGATCGGTGCGAAGGTGAACGCGGTCGGGGCGACGCCGGCAGGGAGCATGCGCGCGAGGAGCGAGAGGGCGTCGACCACGCgaccggcgcgggcgcgggatgCGATGAGGGAATTGAAGAGGGACGCGGAGAGCGGCGGGCTCGGACGCGGCATACCGTCGAGCAAGCGGCGGGCGCGGCATGGGGAAGGTGGTGGGAAGCGCGCGGCGCAGTTGTGTTGGCGCGGTCTCGGCCTCTCGGGGCTCTCGATGTTGGCGCGGGCACTCGGGCAGCATTGCTGCAAGCCTGCGAGACGACGAGATGACCTGCACCGCTGCACGCGATGGGCCAGCCGTGCCTATGGGCTGGCGGGCTTgtgttcctcaaaaaaaaaaaaaagttgaactGTTGGACATCCTCGACCTTGAAAATTATGGAGGTAAACCGAACAACAAATATTTTTCAAGTTTTTCCATGAAAATTTATGCaattattaaaaatataaaatatagtATAACCTTCGAAAAAACTAGCTTAGAAATTTATGAAACTGATTTCACATTTTCCCTAAAGCaatactctatcttcttcctcgaCTTGGAAGTATTTGAGTCTTCTATAGACTTATTTTGGTTTTTATTTGCTATTAAATTATCTTGTATGTATTGTAATTAGTGTACGTTGATGACCTTGACTATATAAAAGTTCAGGTGGTCATCGTGGAACACTAAGGACACTGGTCGAGAAAGCCTGCCTACCGTGAGGTTGTTACTAAATGACTAATATAGACACTGATATAGATCATATAAAATGCACTACCTCGAGGGttgtcaatatatatatatacacacacacggtaaggctattctgcagctggccatagaataaattattctgtagccacctccatttacgataattttatatactaatttacgataaagtgaatacatatttacgatagttgtgttactataacacatggggatatttaccataacgttatagtaaatcacatagtaaggagttactataatctcgtgaattagcatagtaattatcgtaactcaaagtggccacagaataagttattttatagccatttacagaacagtatatatatatatatatatatatatatatatatatatatatatatcacatggCCCTTTGTCGCGTGGGGACTCCACATGGCTGGACTCCTCCAGGCACGCTGGGATGCTACACCCACTTTTTGTCGTGGTGGAAAAATCCAcagagttttttttttggttgcaAAAATCCACAGAGTTGATTGAAGTGAAGGCAATCATCATGATCATTATAGAATGAGTTGTCGAATTCTCCCTAGATATATATTGTATATATCGATTTGTTGTCCCAATAACATAATCACTGAGGATGACATTTCCTAGATACTGCATATATCAATTCGCAACAAGATAGAGTAttgcttgagcttgagcttgagctttagGGATAAAAGAAAAAGGTTTCACAGGCAAGTGCGAGGAAAAGACgaaggaaaaagaaaataaaaaaagaggAAAACAAGGAGAAGGTGCAAAAATGACATTTGTTTTGTATTTGATCCGTGCAAAATACTTCTctggtttctctctctctcccttccttcttttaTTTGTTTCTCTTCATAAGTGAACTCTTGCATGCATCATCATACCCCATGGAAATCTTATACGAGCTGCTATTTTTGCCGGCACCGCCCTTCATAGATTCATAATTCTGAATCCATGATCACATTTGCAAACGACCGCACAAATCTGCATATGTTTGGCTTGGTGAAGTAACTTGCAGCACCTGACGGCCTCCTCCGATCCTGATTGCATTCCTGCCAAAATAATTTCACCAGAAGACACCTTCCATTTGTCCAAGTGCTCTTCTAATTAATATTATGCCAACAAATTAACATAACTGCTAAATTAAAAGTGCATCGCAAACAGGAGTCAAATGAAAGTCAG includes:
- the LOC136459028 gene encoding pentatricopeptide repeat-containing protein At3g58590-like, which produces MPRPSPPLSASLFNSLIASRARAGRVVDALSLLARMLPAGVAPTAFTFAPILASPSATACCAAQLHPHILKRGLLHCEPYSGTSLVGFFGRRGQFDEALKVFGEMTVRSVVTWNCLISSLAQFGHSRDAVSWFRELMRSGNGLSDGSFVAVLPSFGLPEQVHGVMKKIGMDSISAVANAFLNSYCTCGAIDVAKKLFDEIMFRDVVCWNTMITGFARSHVPERAFELFLSMQRQGIFPNEITFASVLYACTVIDGHELGRFVHAKVIKHDLSTSVFVNTSLVGFYANCISRGDAHKVLEGVPGNSTTCWNALISGHSGCDDPTCLVIVRDMLRSGIKPNEVTFSSSLKDPSLFDLQQVHSLVIRLGHGGNDYVSSAIISSYASHGIIFDALSYGVALDPDSCSVSMNVLVGVCNKARMYQETKDLLLHKQDRDTISWSILITACARNGDFVEAFGFFRQMRIFGHRFDNYVSVSLLSICTKNNSLYLGKLIHGLIIKTNSSCSDSYVDNMLLDMYAKCGRIEDCLRVFEEMEDRNLISWTTVISGLGLNGFSRKALALFKAMEKDGCKPDKVAILAVLSSCRHGRLVQEGMEIFKNMKADYSIEADMEHYICVVDMLCKCGYLKEAEVVIRGMPFQPSTVIWRTFLQGCKTYGVTEAQVFSQQWIK